One genomic segment of Actinoplanes ianthinogenes includes these proteins:
- a CDS encoding glycoside hydrolase family 26 protein, whose protein sequence is MKRSTLRKTVLTLASLVAGLGIATAAPATAQAAPTSTTKTCVTGAKLVPTCGVLWGAAAGGFTGKPRDTEHKAWEKLSGRTATIFHTYHKGDEKFPTDAEIAMARDKARPRVLLLNWRVEYGSTWANVAAGKMDKRIDAFAERLKTKFNDKFFLVLNHEPEDDVRTDAKLGMTAKDFAASYRHVIQRLRAKGVTNAVSVIAYMGNEKWMAQSWWKDLYPGNDVVDWIGLDSYVSAEKNYYHAGKFADLLDRKAKGGVGFYDWAVKNHPGKPVMVAEWGAYHRVGKVVDKAAQFNSVLPELAKRPAIKAIVYFDTKKDLFGDRDISIDSAPTSLAAFRKLAANPLFNVTVR, encoded by the coding sequence GTGAAGCGCTCGACGCTGCGCAAGACCGTACTGACGCTGGCCAGTCTCGTTGCCGGTCTCGGCATCGCGACGGCCGCGCCGGCCACGGCTCAGGCCGCGCCGACCAGCACCACCAAGACCTGCGTCACCGGCGCCAAGCTGGTCCCGACCTGCGGCGTGCTGTGGGGCGCCGCGGCCGGCGGGTTCACCGGCAAGCCGCGGGACACCGAGCACAAGGCCTGGGAGAAGCTCTCCGGCCGGACCGCGACGATCTTCCACACGTACCACAAGGGTGACGAGAAGTTCCCGACCGACGCCGAGATCGCGATGGCCCGGGACAAGGCGCGCCCGCGGGTGCTGCTCCTGAACTGGCGCGTCGAGTACGGCTCGACCTGGGCGAACGTCGCCGCCGGCAAGATGGACAAGCGGATCGACGCGTTCGCCGAGCGGCTCAAGACCAAGTTCAACGACAAGTTCTTCCTGGTGCTCAACCACGAGCCGGAGGACGACGTCCGCACCGACGCCAAGCTGGGCATGACCGCCAAGGACTTCGCGGCGTCGTACCGGCACGTGATCCAGCGGCTGCGCGCCAAGGGCGTGACCAACGCGGTCAGCGTCATCGCCTACATGGGCAACGAGAAGTGGATGGCGCAGTCCTGGTGGAAGGACCTGTACCCGGGCAACGACGTGGTCGACTGGATCGGCCTGGACTCCTACGTCAGCGCCGAGAAGAATTACTACCACGCCGGGAAGTTCGCCGACCTGCTGGACCGTAAGGCCAAGGGCGGCGTCGGCTTCTACGACTGGGCCGTCAAGAATCACCCGGGCAAGCCGGTCATGGTCGCCGAGTGGGGCGCCTACCACCGGGTCGGCAAGGTCGTCGACAAGGCCGCGCAGTTCAACAGCGTCCTGCCCGAGCTGGCCAAGCGCCCGGCGATCAAGGCGATCGTCTACTTCGACACCAAGAAGGACCTGTTCGGCGACCGCGACATCAGCATCGACAGCGCGCCGACCAGCCTCGCCGCGTTCCGCAAGCTGGCCGCGAACCCGCTGTTCAACGTCACGGTCCGCTGA